From Oligoflexia bacterium, the proteins below share one genomic window:
- a CDS encoding right-handed parallel beta-helix repeat-containing protein, with protein MNFKQTHIKITLNKLFNTLFFMVYFLLLAISLSCQNSVISTGTSSLASCGSYSVHEKSCSIAHGEGKNFSLCTGGDCNAVTSCQIVSCDDGYFEKEGQCRSYSAQGTVYYVNSQTGNDQNSGTSPEQAWENLDKVNAEIASFNPGDSVLFARGNTFYGSLNITQDGQNQQAIHLGAYGEGKRPIITGLKKVSNWNNEGNGIFSSTINMASNLNMVVVNDQNTAMGREPNSGWFTIDSVQGNTAFTDSDLASNPNWQGGEVVIQKNPWIVDRNAITGHTGQTITYTDTSAYNAGVGDGYFIQNHLDTLDEFGEWYADGNQFYIYLGNSNLQDHDIYVSGVDTLINLRDRSNIIVDGLHLKGANQFAIDVASAEKIIVQNMLIEFTGDTAIYGEHITQLGQGPEKTIRKNTIYDSNSNGIKLISVDQAVIEYNKVHRTALLPGMGVSGDNQSTAISLWGPNGQIQYNDIQDVGYIGVRFAGGDNTHVYRNHVKNYCLQKHDGGAIYTYNGSNTLYSNLTVSENITASDPESANINHIDVVRGIYLDDLANGITVDNNVFYGSKKDGMNLHNTYDISVTNNIFYNNAESHIQMRRDNQTVGIRDIEIKNNTFFSLDNTQPWIYYWTIADDIHLAGTGTGGQNKYFSPSLATPLFKTLKVIPEESHNFLKLAPWQNLTQLETNSEVLTSGIPLPDVQSLNGANKFGNASFDAGVSPAQSYNAASTDQLTIDTNSPLDGNALRLSYQGTPSTTPTLVSFPIGEIVAGQDYVLRFSMLGESNTPGLKVYLGQSGSPYDLLAKEHFLQIQNTRTENEVVFSALQSETSARIWIQVDEAYGELYFDNFRFHAANVSWPNIQSHVQFVVNNAVYPLPVKLNQKSMQDTEGNNYNNCALIPPYSAKILLKN; from the coding sequence ATGAATTTTAAGCAAACACATATAAAAATCACTTTAAATAAACTGTTTAACACTCTGTTTTTTATGGTTTATTTTCTTTTATTAGCTATAAGCTTATCTTGTCAAAACTCAGTTATTAGCACAGGGACATCCAGCCTTGCATCCTGTGGAAGCTACTCCGTTCATGAAAAAAGCTGTTCAATCGCCCATGGTGAGGGGAAAAATTTCTCGTTATGTACAGGCGGCGATTGTAATGCCGTTACAAGCTGTCAAATTGTATCCTGTGATGATGGTTACTTTGAAAAAGAGGGTCAGTGCAGGTCTTATTCAGCACAAGGAACCGTGTATTATGTGAATAGTCAAACGGGCAATGACCAAAATTCAGGAACTTCGCCAGAGCAAGCTTGGGAAAACTTGGATAAAGTGAATGCTGAGATTGCCTCTTTTAATCCAGGGGATTCAGTTCTCTTTGCCAGAGGGAACACATTTTATGGTTCTCTCAATATCACTCAAGATGGACAGAATCAACAAGCCATTCATCTGGGTGCCTATGGAGAGGGTAAACGACCCATCATCACCGGGTTAAAAAAAGTAAGCAACTGGAATAATGAAGGCAATGGCATATTCAGTTCAACCATCAACATGGCCAGTAATTTAAATATGGTTGTTGTCAATGACCAAAACACAGCCATGGGGCGTGAACCCAATTCTGGTTGGTTCACCATTGATAGCGTCCAAGGCAATACAGCCTTTACGGATTCAGACTTGGCCAGCAATCCCAATTGGCAAGGCGGAGAAGTGGTGATTCAAAAAAACCCATGGATTGTTGATAGAAATGCAATTACAGGCCACACAGGACAAACAATAACTTATACGGATACTTCAGCTTACAATGCTGGTGTTGGCGATGGTTATTTTATTCAAAACCATCTTGATACCTTAGATGAATTTGGAGAGTGGTATGCGGACGGTAACCAGTTTTATATCTACTTGGGGAACAGCAATTTACAAGATCATGATATTTACGTCAGTGGTGTTGATACTTTAATTAACTTACGTGATAGAAGTAACATTATTGTGGATGGTTTACATCTTAAAGGTGCCAACCAATTTGCCATAGATGTAGCCAGTGCTGAAAAAATTATTGTACAAAACATGTTGATTGAGTTTACCGGGGACACTGCCATTTACGGCGAGCACATTACTCAACTCGGGCAAGGGCCAGAAAAAACAATTCGCAAAAATACTATCTATGATTCAAACAGCAATGGAATAAAATTAATCTCGGTTGATCAGGCAGTGATTGAATACAACAAAGTTCATAGAACTGCATTGCTTCCTGGAATGGGTGTCAGTGGTGACAATCAAAGTACAGCCATCAGTTTATGGGGTCCCAATGGCCAAATTCAATACAATGACATTCAAGATGTGGGCTATATTGGAGTTCGTTTTGCTGGTGGTGATAATACCCACGTTTACAGGAATCACGTAAAAAATTATTGCCTACAAAAACATGATGGGGGTGCCATTTATACCTATAATGGAAGTAACACTTTGTATTCTAATTTAACCGTTTCTGAAAATATTACAGCCAGTGACCCAGAAAGTGCCAACATCAATCATATTGATGTGGTTAGAGGTATTTACCTTGATGATTTAGCCAACGGCATAACCGTAGACAATAATGTTTTTTATGGCTCCAAGAAAGATGGTATGAACCTGCATAATACTTACGATATTAGCGTTACCAACAATATTTTTTATAACAATGCTGAGTCACACATTCAAATGCGTAGAGATAACCAAACAGTGGGTATCAGAGATATAGAAATAAAAAACAATACCTTTTTTTCATTGGATAATACGCAACCCTGGATTTACTATTGGACGATTGCAGATGATATACATCTGGCTGGAACAGGCACTGGCGGGCAAAACAAATATTTTTCACCCAGTTTAGCAACACCACTGTTTAAAACCTTAAAAGTGATCCCAGAAGAGTCACACAATTTTCTCAAATTGGCTCCTTGGCAAAATCTGACTCAACTAGAGACAAATTCAGAAGTATTGACAAGTGGGATACCTTTACCTGATGTACAATCTCTCAATGGGGCCAATAAATTTGGCAATGCCTCTTTTGATGCGGGCGTTTCTCCAGCTCAGTCCTACAATGCTGCTAGTACAGATCAACTGACCATTGATACCAACAGTCCTTTAGATGGCAATGCATTACGTTTAAGTTATCAAGGGACTCCATCTACAACGCCCACCTTGGTTTCTTTTCCTATTGGAGAAATTGTAGCTGGCCAAGATTATGTTTTAAGATTTAGTATGTTGGGAGAAAGTAACACGCCTGGATTAAAAGTGTATTTAGGACAATCGGGTTCTCCTTATGATTTATTAGCTAAAGAACATTTTTTACAAATACAAAACACCCGAACAGAAAATGAAGTTGTTTTCTCTGCCTTACAATCTGAAACCAGTGCTAGAATTTGGATTCAGGTGGATGAAGCTTATGGAGAACTCTATTTTGATAATTTTAGATTCCATGCAGCCAATGTTTCTTGGCCAAATATACAAAGTCATGTTCAATTTGTAGTTAATAATGCTGTGTATCCTTTACCCGTAAAATTGAATCAAAAAAGCATGCAAGATACAGAGGGTAACAATTACAACAATTGTGCTTTGATTCCTCCATATTCAGCAAAGATACTCCTGAAAAACTAA
- a CDS encoding efflux RND transporter permease subunit: MKQIIQFFIKNYKFTYILMAFTIIYGLMGLSQMNSESFPNVNFATATITTMYPGASPDTIEELITKPIEDEIRTVKGLKDTKSTSQAGKSIIVVRVDMDHYDVDTVMDDLQKSVQRVSNLPADLRERPKFEELNSEEFPAIELAILGDNTNRKRDAFADFLKDRLEDNKMVRNVRLVGFSQREFSVKLDAKKLQNNYVSIAEVLTALKKRNQNIPAGNIESTDQQYLVTLDGKVQNIEELKNIVVRANFSGKEILLKDIAQVVDGAAESEVLASVNGEEATLMVVTKKGGQDTIELVTEIQEVLKNTKVPDGLEIKVYNNESAKVKNRMNVLQSNALTGLVLVVVFLLIFLPGVIGVFASLSLPIAIMGTFGMMYSLGMNLDAITILAIVIALGMLVDNSVVISEYFSRLVQDGMDIYEAAWSAAYQFWLPITCTAMTTIAAFLPMLVTKGVMGEFIKFIPIIVTISLVLSLIESFFLLPARLIFSTRQKSHHLQNATHKKNSDWFMRVSDKFESLMAILVRRRYIVSVFFSLLIIGSLFMLVKVNKFILFPAEQTEIYIARLIAPTGTPLEKMHTITQEVSRKVKAELGKDLENIVARSGVSQTDPGDSKARESDNVGMLVIYVTRDASFNLKYTDALRRLRTIEQEGLDELNFEVQVNGPPVGNPVEATFRSNNKKQLEHVTQTVISRLKEIPGIINPQTDDIHGDDEIKIMLDHEKVARHGLNLQSVGDAVKTALEGTLVTEITLDNKKFDLQLKFAENYTTKTSDLSNIKVMDNNGNLVELSKLARLEVVPGSPIIKRFDFQRSKNVVADIDEEQITSIVANQKVLEIYNELKKEDPEVSIVFGGEQENTNESMESLGNAMVLALIGIFGILVFLFSSYLRPVIIMSTIPLGLFGFAVAFYFHDRPVSFLAMIGVIGLSGIIVNSGIVLISYIDDLRKEGQMNLDEILVKASGMRLKAVLVTSLTTVSGLFPTAYGIGGSDLMLIPMTLAMAWGLTSGTLLTLIWVPCAYRILEDWTNFLDRLFGRQKPNSPQNDSVLPHAKSA, translated from the coding sequence ATGAAACAGATCATTCAGTTCTTTATAAAAAATTATAAGTTCACTTACATTTTAATGGCCTTTACCATTATTTATGGCTTGATGGGTTTATCACAGATGAACTCTGAGTCCTTTCCCAATGTAAACTTTGCAACAGCTACCATTACTACTATGTATCCAGGAGCAAGCCCAGATACCATTGAAGAGCTGATTACCAAGCCCATAGAAGATGAGATAAGAACGGTTAAAGGCTTAAAAGACACCAAGTCTACCAGTCAAGCAGGAAAAAGCATTATTGTAGTTAGAGTTGATATGGATCATTATGACGTAGACACTGTTATGGATGATTTACAAAAATCAGTGCAAAGAGTCTCTAACCTACCCGCTGATTTAAGAGAAAGACCCAAATTTGAAGAACTTAATTCAGAAGAATTTCCTGCCATTGAATTGGCTATTTTAGGTGATAATACTAATAGAAAACGCGATGCATTTGCTGACTTTTTAAAAGACCGTCTTGAAGATAATAAAATGGTTCGTAATGTGCGTTTGGTTGGCTTTTCTCAAAGAGAGTTTAGTGTAAAACTGGATGCAAAAAAATTACAAAATAACTATGTCAGTATTGCGGAAGTTCTGACTGCATTAAAAAAACGCAATCAAAATATTCCTGCTGGAAATATTGAATCAACAGATCAACAATATTTGGTCACCTTAGATGGCAAAGTACAAAACATTGAAGAGCTTAAAAATATTGTAGTACGAGCTAACTTCTCTGGAAAAGAAATTTTACTTAAAGATATAGCACAAGTTGTTGATGGTGCCGCTGAGAGTGAAGTCTTGGCTTCTGTTAATGGTGAAGAAGCTACTCTTATGGTGGTGACCAAAAAAGGTGGTCAAGATACAATTGAATTGGTTACTGAAATTCAGGAAGTTTTAAAAAACACAAAAGTTCCTGATGGCTTAGAAATTAAGGTTTATAACAATGAGTCTGCAAAAGTTAAAAACAGAATGAACGTCCTGCAATCCAATGCTTTAACGGGTTTGGTCTTGGTGGTTGTATTTTTACTTATTTTTCTTCCCGGTGTGATCGGTGTTTTTGCCTCATTATCTTTACCTATTGCCATTATGGGAACATTTGGCATGATGTACAGTTTAGGTATGAATCTAGATGCCATTACTATTTTAGCGATTGTTATTGCGCTAGGTATGTTGGTGGACAACAGTGTGGTAATTAGCGAATATTTTAGTCGATTGGTGCAGGATGGAATGGATATATATGAAGCTGCTTGGTCAGCGGCTTATCAATTCTGGCTTCCAATAACTTGTACAGCTATGACAACCATAGCCGCCTTTTTACCCATGCTTGTTACCAAAGGCGTTATGGGCGAGTTTATTAAGTTTATTCCCATTATTGTCACTATTTCATTGGTTCTTAGTCTAATTGAGAGTTTCTTTTTATTGCCAGCAAGATTAATCTTTTCTACACGGCAAAAAAGTCATCATCTACAAAATGCAACCCACAAAAAAAACAGCGACTGGTTTATGCGCGTCTCAGATAAATTTGAAAGCTTGATGGCTATTCTGGTTCGTAGACGTTATATCGTATCTGTTTTTTTCTCACTCTTAATTATTGGTTCACTGTTTATGTTGGTTAAAGTGAATAAATTTATTTTATTTCCTGCTGAACAAACAGAAATTTATATTGCTCGTTTAATTGCACCTACAGGTACCCCACTTGAAAAAATGCATACGATAACACAAGAGGTTAGCCGCAAAGTTAAGGCTGAGCTGGGCAAAGATCTTGAGAATATTGTTGCACGTTCTGGTGTTTCTCAAACTGATCCAGGAGATTCCAAAGCTCGTGAATCTGACAATGTGGGTATGCTGGTCATTTATGTCACACGTGATGCTTCCTTTAATTTAAAGTACACCGATGCTTTACGCCGTTTGCGCACCATTGAACAAGAAGGTTTAGATGAACTTAATTTTGAAGTACAAGTCAATGGACCGCCTGTGGGTAACCCAGTTGAAGCAACGTTTAGATCTAACAATAAAAAACAGTTAGAACATGTCACTCAGACTGTAATCAGTAGACTAAAAGAAATTCCAGGTATTATTAACCCGCAAACTGATGATATTCATGGTGATGATGAAATTAAAATCATGCTTGATCATGAAAAAGTAGCTCGGCATGGACTTAACTTACAAAGTGTAGGTGATGCAGTGAAAACTGCTTTGGAAGGCACTTTAGTAACAGAAATTACTTTGGATAATAAAAAGTTTGATTTACAACTTAAGTTTGCAGAAAACTACACCACTAAAACTTCCGACTTAAGTAACATTAAAGTGATGGATAACAATGGCAACCTTGTAGAGTTATCTAAATTAGCACGTTTAGAAGTGGTTCCAGGCAGCCCAATCATTAAACGCTTTGACTTTCAGCGTTCAAAAAATGTTGTTGCAGATATTGATGAAGAACAAATCACCAGTATTGTTGCCAATCAAAAAGTACTAGAAATCTACAATGAATTAAAAAAAGAAGATCCTGAAGTCAGCATTGTCTTTGGTGGAGAGCAAGAAAACACCAATGAATCTATGGAGAGTTTGGGTAATGCCATGGTTTTAGCCTTGATAGGTATTTTTGGTATCTTGGTTTTCCTATTTTCTTCTTACCTGCGCCCTGTCATTATCATGTCCACCATTCCTTTGGGCTTATTTGGTTTTGCGGTAGCCTTTTATTTTCATGATAGACCTGTTAGCTTTTTAGCCATGATTGGTGTTATTGGCTTATCTGGGATTATTGTAAACTCTGGGATTGTACTGATTAGTTATATTGATGACTTAAGAAAAGAAGGACAAATGAACTTGGATGAAATCCTGGTTAAAGCCTCCGGTATGCGTTTAAAAGCAGTGCTAGTTACCTCTTTAACTACAGTGAGTGGTTTATTTCCAACAGCTTATGGTATTGGCGGTAGTGATTTAATGTTGATCCCAATGACCTTGGCCATGGCTTGGGGCTTAACCAGTGGTACCCTACTTACTTTGATTTGGGTTCCTTGCGCCTACAGAATTTTAGAAGATTGGACTAACTTTTTGGACCGTTTGTTTGGTCGACAAAAACCAAATTCACCGCAAAACGATAGTGTATTACCGCATGCAAAAAGTGCTTAA
- a CDS encoding TolC family protein, whose amino-acid sequence MKHLKYCLSLIVLISFTSRAQDILELTESSLKDYLGEKNLNSFNTIIAQEQATVNQKEFKDQYSASAFANATYINTNEEAFIAFQPIISPQNIVEFGVRKKIPYGLDVEASIGFDNRQFDLGSGNENPSIATSSLNINMNLWKNFLGKLDQANLNSFQLQQKRADIQNKINHAQQLYTLRSMFWNLVAVNEQIKISQSMADLAKQQLNNAQSRYRQSAADLAEVSFYRSQLASRNNAVIVYNYNKQVIVDQFKKVIPELSQYSDIQVKDFDSQKTRSDVLQCVNFIQQSVSVPEDQTLYSELIKVVKDFYTTQNKIHKTYDDIDINLNANIYTRAVDPSAFDAFEESFAENRRGLMASLNINVPLGNSKTEVNKTKLNQMMLDNEIKTLRQNFLTQFQFVQKNASLLLQSIEQQKNNLDSLKTRSREILKKFNQGRLSISDYISDQDRLLQTELQLVDSQNLIIQTMLDYLNIFSKSPCAFNQVSV is encoded by the coding sequence ATGAAACACCTAAAATACTGCTTAAGCTTGATTGTTCTAATCAGTTTTACAAGCCGTGCACAAGACATTTTAGAGCTTACTGAGAGTTCTTTGAAAGATTATCTAGGAGAAAAAAACCTCAATAGCTTTAATACAATAATTGCTCAGGAACAAGCTACTGTTAATCAAAAAGAATTTAAAGATCAGTACAGTGCTTCGGCCTTTGCTAACGCAACCTATATTAATACAAATGAAGAAGCGTTTATTGCTTTTCAGCCCATTATATCACCACAAAATATTGTGGAGTTTGGTGTACGTAAAAAAATTCCTTATGGTTTAGATGTTGAAGCCTCTATTGGTTTTGACAACCGACAGTTTGACCTTGGGTCTGGTAATGAAAACCCTTCTATTGCCACTTCTAGCCTTAATATTAACATGAATTTATGGAAAAATTTTCTTGGGAAGTTAGACCAAGCCAATTTAAATAGCTTCCAACTGCAACAAAAACGTGCAGATATTCAAAATAAAATAAACCATGCCCAACAACTTTATACATTGAGATCAATGTTTTGGAACCTTGTTGCGGTTAATGAACAAATTAAAATATCACAATCTATGGCCGATTTAGCTAAACAGCAGCTCAACAATGCTCAAAGCCGGTACCGCCAATCTGCAGCTGATTTAGCGGAGGTCTCTTTTTATCGTTCACAGCTGGCTTCACGCAATAATGCTGTGATAGTGTATAACTACAATAAACAAGTGATAGTGGATCAGTTTAAAAAAGTTATTCCTGAGTTATCACAATACAGTGATATTCAAGTGAAAGACTTTGATTCACAAAAAACCCGTAGCGATGTTTTACAATGTGTTAACTTTATTCAACAATCTGTTTCTGTTCCTGAGGATCAAACACTTTACTCTGAATTGATTAAAGTGGTGAAGGATTTTTACACCACTCAAAATAAAATTCACAAAACCTATGATGATATTGATATTAATCTTAATGCCAATATTTATACCCGAGCAGTGGACCCTTCTGCCTTTGATGCTTTTGAAGAATCATTTGCAGAAAATAGACGCGGCCTTATGGCAAGCTTGAATATCAATGTACCTTTAGGCAACTCAAAAACTGAAGTCAATAAAACCAAACTTAATCAAATGATGTTGGATAATGAAATTAAAACATTGCGGCAAAACTTTTTAACACAGTTCCAATTTGTCCAAAAAAATGCTTCTTTACTTTTGCAATCTATTGAACAGCAAAAAAATAATTTAGATAGTTTAAAAACGCGCAGTCGAGAAATTTTAAAAAAATTCAACCAAGGCCGTTTGTCTATCAGTGATTATATTTCTGATCAGGACAGATTGTTACAAACAGAACTACAGTTGGTTGATAGTCAAAATTTAATTATACAAACCATGTTGGACTATCTTAATATTTTTAGTAAGAGCCCATGCGCTTTTAATCAGGTGTCAGTATGA
- a CDS encoding acyl-CoA thioesterase yields MSNHIIFEYPTTIQEAQLDSFGHLNNAVYLQLFEFARWEFISQRGFGLEKIQETKTGPVILAINIKYHKELKARDKVIIKSQMQSFKPKIGELRQWIENDKGDLCCDAILTMGFWDTQKRKLIHATDEWKEAIGIDKKSYF; encoded by the coding sequence ATGTCAAATCATATTATCTTTGAATACCCTACAACCATTCAAGAAGCACAACTGGATAGCTTTGGTCATTTAAACAATGCGGTTTATTTACAGTTGTTTGAATTCGCCCGTTGGGAGTTTATCAGTCAAAGGGGCTTTGGACTTGAAAAAATACAAGAAACGAAAACAGGTCCTGTTATTTTAGCCATTAACATTAAGTATCATAAAGAGCTCAAAGCCAGAGATAAAGTAATCATCAAATCGCAAATGCAGAGTTTTAAACCAAAAATAGGTGAGTTAAGGCAGTGGATAGAAAATGACAAAGGTGACCTATGCTGCGATGCTATCTTAACCATGGGTTTTTGGGATACACAAAAACGCAAATTAATCCATGCAACGGATGAGTGGAAAGAAGCCATTGGTATTGATAAAAAAAGTTATTTTTGA